Part of the Montipora foliosa isolate CH-2021 chromosome 13, ASM3666993v2, whole genome shotgun sequence genome is shown below.
AGCATGTTTATCTTTGAATAACAAAATACTGGTACCACAGTTCCTTTTAAAGTTTTGTGAGTTCACAAACTTTAAAAAGGTGAGGGATCCACTTCAAAAATACACTAGTTACTCCATAACAATATAAGCTTAAGTTTAAAATGTTTAGTGATCTCATCATATATGAAACAAATGTTTATTGTTGAGGAGGaaacgaagaaaaaaatcctttttaTGACTTGCTTTACAGATAGCAGTGATATGAAAATATAGAATAATCTCAAGACAACTTGCAAGATTCCAAGGAAGTCGATCAGGATCGGCAATTTGATGTACAAACTTCGATCAACAGTTGGGTGAACTAATTTAGTGATCAGACGAGCATCAATTAAAACTCGCGTTAACAAAAATAAAGCGTCagtaattaaaacaaaaatcccCATGAGAATTTTATAACAACAttttaaaatgataattttGTTGAATAGTTATATTATTACACCTGGTTAAAAGAAAATATGTTAAGAAGGATCTCAGCAGAAGCTCGTATCTCTAATAATTTAATTACTACTAGGGACCGGTTCGAATCAAAAGTAGAAGTTTTCTTGCGTTACTGAAAGCCAAAAAGAATTTTCACTTACCCACGGCAGCATGATAATGACCTAACGCATCGCTCAGTTGCCCAGAAGCCAGTAATTTCTTGCCTTGTTCTAAATGACTTTCAATTTCCATGGATGACAACTTACTGGACACTGCTGCAAAAATTGATATGCACGTACGTCAACATAACCTCCAAGCGAATAGATGGGTCGAAATTCCATCAAATAGTGTCAATCTTAAGACAACATGACTCACCGATTATCTTTAGCTCTAACCCGAAGAAAATTAAATGTAGAGAAGAGAAAAGTTGATTTAAAGTACACATTTTCTGCCCAACACCGGTGATGTTTCccttgttttcgttttttctcTACTTTGAGAAAGTGAACCGCAGTTCACATTTTAGTGTTGGCGCACATTGTCGTGGTTAAACGTGATTGGTCAATAACTTGACCCAGACTTCATGTTCCCAgtcccaggggcccgtttctcgaaagtcccgaaactttgcgggccattttcgagtgtcacaattccctttgtatctcaagaacggagaggatttaagtcgtcaaacttcacagttatatttcttcttcttacctcgaaaacatgtcaaaagatcggcttttcaaaacaagcggtttgccagttcacaaatggcttttcgggcccgaaaagttatcgggactttcgagaaacgtccCGCAAAAgttccgggcccgaaaagccatttgtgaaactgccaaccgcttgttttggaattccgatcttttaacatgttttcaaggcaacaaaaagaaaaatgattgtgaagtttgacgacttaaatcctctctattcttgagatacaaagggaattgtgacacccgaaaatggcccgtaaagtttcgggactttcgagaaacgggccccagaaagccattttattacttaaggacgttcgcgcccattgctactccgcatccttacagcgcacgcaaattgacatgccacgtcatgcatcgagcgcgcccGCTAAGTacaaaaatgaacaatgatagggcacatggccattgctatagctttgcttggaatTAACGaccttggatgttcggtgaccccacttttcttttcagaaacagattttatttctaattatctccacattgtccaaaaatgagcaaaaaatcaatgtgggaagttaaaaaattttcaagatttctgtcctcaggacatggaatcctgccatcttgcggctgcaaggcgcatgaaactatggtcgctaactGCGAACTTGtcctttaaggaacctcaacagttaactaaattcacttggtgggtccacttaaacaaagtttggtagagaacatttcacttcaaagatgtaattgcaatatttttgggcttaccgacactgtggccttattcgctaaagaagtcggattttttcagatttagggtgttcttccgggcaagttctctccaaccCCTGACCTCGCGATATAGGTGGGACCGGCTCTAACCAACTGGGCTATGAAgtcactgatgttgggagctggtcatttgtgggtgcTAATATTATGTTCTAATAttatcaacgatgaaatgatatatgaaatgaaacatatAATGaatcataactgcgaggatcatagcttcacttgatttcatatccgcagttcaatatgattcatttcattgttAATATAAACGAAAGCTGCTTTTCTCCCCTATTGCAATGTTGTTTGCGGTAACACAAGAAATGCACGCTTGAGCAACATTGCACCAGGGGTGGAGAGGGGGGCgaatttgtttcttttggaCACGATGAAACCCTGGCGCGAAAATGAAAATTGGATTGAaatgtctcaacagttttgtccgggGTTGTAGCTCAAGGCTCGGCGTTAGCTTTCTGAAACCTGAAAGGCAGGCCACCCACAAGCAGAGAGAGACCAATTTCTGTCACACCTCTTGCTCTTTAGCTGACGAGAACTGATTTTTTGAGTCTCGCATATCTGAAAATGTAGTCACCGTGCCCACTATGTTTCGGGGAACACTAACGAAATTTTTCTAAATTTgcttaattaaggacgttcgcgcgaaaattttctaacatcaatttttttctgcaaatattAACACTGAAAGATGATGcgtgaattttttaggcttctctacgcaattgctaaaattgcgttcatagctgcgaggatcatagcttcacttgatttcattaAAATTATCGTTGCAGTCGTGTTTTTAGGCTGCTCTCTTGTGATTGGCTACCTACATCTTTGGCGTATTGTGATTAGCTAGTTGATCATTGCATTTAGAAAACCAACGAAGTCGCAAGACTCTTTCAATGGTATTTCTCGCGTTTTTACTGTCTAGTCAAACTACACTTCATGAAATGCAACCAATCATCCTATATGTTTCTCTAGTTACGATGATACATCGCATAATATGGTTACATGCTTCAACTGCAGATATGGAGTGATttgaaattatataaaaacACCGTCGAGATTTCATTTACTATTTATTTTCCTGAATCTCGACGTCAAAAAAGGGCCTCGATTGCGCACGCGTGTCTGTCTGAACATTCTCTGCAGATTCTCTGTAGGTTCTGTGTTACATTTCGCTTGATTGGACAACTTTTCTCTCTTTGCCTTATTCGGGCTTTTAAATCCCCGGGAAGCTCAATAACCCTCCGAAGGGCTCATACATCCTCCGGATAGGCTAAAAAAATCTTCTGAAGAAGCTTATTCATATTCTTACTTCTTTCAAAAGACCCGCCATGgtatttgaaaaaaacagcGGCTCCTTAGCCAATGGTGGCACTCCGTGAATCGTGGTAAGTTTGAGGCGGATAAAATGTTTTCAGATCTCGACAAATAACCACATCACTTATATCAGCTAATTTAGCTGAGGGTTCCATATATTGGAAAAAGACTTGAATCTAATATTAGAGACTTAGTACCGCGTCTTGCTGAAAACGGCAAATTTCAGACTGAAGTTTGCGCTTTagaatcaaagaaacttgtttgatctCAGCTGCTTATTTCTAATTCTcgcttgtgttttttttttcaaaaaccaacgtttgacttgatttgcgttcattgctaatttcagtttacagtgtccccaattagtgttccagcgctagaacgactggacacttagttcctttcctttcctttccttatgaGCAACTGTCTAAAGAAAGGGAGAAGTTAGAATAAGAGAGTTTTTGTTATAATAAAAAGTAGTACTTGCAATTGGCGAAACTGGGAAATAAACACCGGCAACAAGGACCAATCGAATGTCCGAAAGAGAGGCTCTGATGTCGAAGAAAGCCGCCGAAAAGGAACGATCGAAAAGGACATGTTGAATATAGGAAATGCCAGAATATCGAGAAGGGTATATCGTCGTTGGACTCGAATGTCGACTGCTAGACAGCCTTGTTGTATTAAAATGGGTAGGTCTTTTACACGTACACTGAACGGAATGCTTCATAAACAAAATGCTTCATGACTTTTCATCGGTACAAAACTGAACGGACATAAGTGCTATAAAGCCATCTAGTGTGGACAAAAGTAATTCAAACGATGACAGTTTTCGCCCAGCAAAGGgaattttcacgaaaaaaaaatgaattactTACAGGTCGCCACACTTCCGCGAACGAAGAATTACCCTTCTCTTTGCTCATTGCTAAATCTCTGAGAGTGATCAGATCTCTTTGAGTTGCAATGTTTCTGAGAAAATATTACGTGAAGATTCAAGAGAGGTAAACTTGGCAAAACAGCTTGGCcttttttttgaaatatctcACACTAATGAGTGGGTGTGTCCAGTAAGTGTGTCCCACGTGTGGAATTACACAGAACAAAAAAGGCTAATAATTCATGCTAGCCCACATATAGAGCACAAACTATTGCTaacttaataattattgttacaaggaagggttacgtttttgccaacgttagccgtgtagcacttatatttcaacagacttaactattagagggtaatgtgaagtgctagttttcttccatatgaaccatgtgagcgttagccctactaatggaaatggggaAATGGAAACGGCCAACGTTtacaaaaacgtaacccttccttatACTTGTACATCATTTattgccgtgacattgacatcttaaattcccacatcctgctcctgtctgaccctCTAGCTCAGTGGGCAGAAcagcagtgatctaacccaaagggcgtgggttcaattcccaccctagtcagagtttttctctgtccttgtgtgggcccatttccattaggaGGGCttacgctcacatggttcacatgggggacaaaactagcacttcacattaccctcaaatagttaagtctgtcaataattattgttgttagctattgtttggatatctattgtttatttccacATATGATGATTTGGGCTAACATGGCATTTTTGAAATCCACATACATCTTCTCAACACATCTGCGTTATTGCTGCAAAACAGGCTTGACATTCTTACAGTAGTACAGTTAACACCAATAGCAGGTTTGCAAGACATTTTATTGAGGCCATTTGTATTTCCTATCcgtaaacttttttttcaaatcatatttcattaatgtacatgtaacaaaaattaataaggaaaatgcaaataaagAGCAATGTCTTGTAAGCCACCCATTTCTATATAATATGACCAGAAAAAGACTTGCTTAATTCCCAAACAGTGGACTTGCACTTAAGCTAACTTAACTGGCAAAAAGGCCAGATTCACAGTTATAATAGCATCTACATATATAGCTGACGGTCAAATCAAGAAGAAGTGGAGGATTTCATTTCTACCAACATCTCCTATTTCACTATGGAAAGCACTGGAAATGGGGGTATTGAACTTGTCTTCAGAATTCAGTTTTTGTAAAATTGTTCTAACATCTTTAAATATGATGGGTGCTatgcaaaaatataattatatgtCATTTACAGCTTCTTTCAATTTATCCATGCATATGAAAAAAAACCATTGTTGAGCCAAAAGTCACACTCCTCCTTGTGATATCCATCCTGATCAAGAATCTTCATTCCATTGTCTGTAAAGAGAGCTGTATGTTGTGGAAACTTCTTCCAAGCTTTTAAATCCTCATTGTGAATAAACCTACCAAACTGCTGTCTCAGATCTTTCATAAAGTTTACGTCCTTTTCTGATGGTGAATAATTACCAGTAACCTCTTTTGGGAAACCAAAAAAGGCAATCAGATCCCACAAGTGGAAAGCAAGAGTTGTTGGAGATCCAAAACAATTGACTGGCTTTGATGGGGCATTTGTAACCACATAACGGTAAACGTGATTTTTAAATCCTCTAGATACATTCAAAGCAAGTAGATTGTTAGGACAAGTCAAACGTATATCAGACCCCATAGATGTGTATGAAAACTGAAGAGAAGGTGAAGAGCCATCAGGGAGAGATTTGTTGTACATAACCAGTACCTTCTTAACATTTTTGCCGATGAAAGGAAACAGTTTTTCGTTAACATAAGAACTGTAAGCATCCCAAGTAGAGTTGCCAAAGTGTTTAACAGAGTTCCAGGCAATCTCTTGCGCCATTGTTCCAACCATGACTGGTACGTCATTTGCTTGTCCGGTTGTCATGGCAATAAGGGGTGGACTTGGCACAACATGTTTGTCAACAACAGCAACTGCACCATCAAATAAGTTTTTGGTTGGTAGATCTGCTTGGTCAGTCATACCCCAGTAAGGGTACACATCCCATGGAATGGCATCTTGGATCTCCTCTGGACTCAGCGCAAACAGGCATTCCCGTTCAGCGGCTGAAGTGTTTCTCACGCACTTGGCCCGTTTTACAAATATCTGGTTGTCAAAAGCTGCAGCTTCCCATGTCTTGTTGAACACTGGTGAACCACTCATGAGTATTGCACGCTAGAAAAGTCCAGCAGCCTGTGGTGAAGAAAGCAATGCTAGCTCAGATGTTGCACCAGAGCTTTGACCAATGAGTGTTACTGATTGCGGGTTCCCTCCAAATTTCCCAATATTTGCTTTCACCCACTTTAATGCCAATATCTGATCCATAAACCCATAGTTTCCTGAAGTCTTTGATGGCGAAGAATCTGCCAAGGACTTAAGAGCACGGAAGCCAAAAGCATTCAACCTGTAATTAAATGAAACTCCTATGACATTCATGTCAGAAATAAGCTGGGGTGACGGATGAAGTCCTCCAGCATTCCCCGATGAATATAACAAAACTCCACCATGGATGTAGACAAGAACCGGAAGCCTATTTGCGTTGGGTCTCTTCCGGGGGGTCCATACATTAATAAACAGACAGTCTTCGCTACCTATGACTGCAG
Proteins encoded:
- the LOC137982304 gene encoding LOW QUALITY PROTEIN: para-nitrobenzyl esterase-like (The sequence of the model RefSeq protein was modified relative to this genomic sequence to represent the inferred CDS: substituted 1 base at 1 genomic stop codon), with amino-acid sequence MHESEEKNPFLQQEKDSYNDMELQKGYLYNSSTRLRRARQLTIRRVSLVVVIVIFIAILVVILFSYFSHKVEEYEGLIEEETQKIEVDVEGGRVRGIYESNSVAFKGIPFAEPMFGEKRWTSPVPCSINKCWNGTFSASEFGSSCVQRDIFNEEHPTAVIGSEDCLFINVWTPRKRPNANRLPVLVYIHGGVLLYSSGNAGGLHPSPQLISDMNVIGVSFNYRLNAFGFRALKSLADSSPSKTSGNYGFMDQILALKWVKANIGKFGGNPQSVTLIGQSSGATSELALLSSPQAAGLFXRAILMSGSPVFNKTWEAAAFDNQIFVKRAKCVRNTSAAERECLFALSPEEIQDAIPWDVYPYWGMTDQADLPTKNLFDGAVAVVDKHVVPSPPLIAMTTGQANDVPVMVGTMAQEIAWNSVKHFGNSTWDAYSSYVNEKLFPFIGKNVKKVLVMYNKSLPDGSSPSLQFSYTSMGSDIRLTCPNNLLALNVSRGFKNHVYRYVVTNAPSKPVNCFGSPTTLAFHLWDLIAFFGFPKEVTGNYSPSEKDVNFMKDLRQQFGRFIHNEDLKAWKKFPQHTALFTDNGMKILDQDGYHKEECDFWLNNGFFSYAWIN